Within the Halobaculum limi genome, the region GCCTGCTCTCCTCGTACTGGCAGCCCGGCAAGGGGATGCTCGTGACGAAGCCGTTCGGCATCGGGTACACGCTCAATCTCGCGAACTGGCGCTCGTGGGTCGTCCTCCTCGTCGCCGGCGTGATGCTGTACCTCGAACGGTCGAGCCGCGACGGCGAGGCCTCCGAGGAGTCCGAGCCAGTCGAAGTCGTCGTCGACGACGACTGAGCGCGGTCGTTACCGCTTCCACTCCTCGGATCTGGCGCGGGCGCGCCACGCCTGTTGTTGAAGCCGCTCCGAGACGTGGTCGACGCCCTCCGCGAGGTCGTCTCTGATCGCCGTCTCGAAGGCGTCGAGTTCCTCCACGAGTCCGCCTCGATACTCCGTCACGAGTTCGTACGTCCAGCGGTCCTCGACCGCGCCCGCGGGCAGGAGGTCGTCGCGGATGCGGTCGGCGTACTCGTCGTGCCCCGCCTCGCGCAGCAACCGTTCGGCCTCCGCGAATCGGTCCATCGCGTGTCCCGTGCGGTGGTGACACGCTAACAGGTCTGCGTACGCGCGATAGGCGTGTTCGATCCCCAGTTGGATCGAGTGAAGGGCGTCCATCTCCGCGGGGGCCAACTCAGGGACGTCCGTCCCAGTGTCGTCGACTGCCATACCGTGTACTATGTGAGCGAGGGAGAAGTCTGTTGCGCGCGTTCCCGCCCGAATGGTTAGGAGACTCGGCGATGCAAACCGGGGTATGGACCAGACGTTCCTCGCGGCGGCCGCGCTGACAGCGCTGTCGACCGTGGGCTATCTCGTCGGCGTCGTCGCCGCGTACCCTGGCCGGGAAGCGTCGCTCGTGGGGCTGATGGTCGGCATCGCGCTTGCGACCGTCACCTACGGCCGCGAGCCGAGCGCACCCGACGACGCCGACGCGACAGACGGAGGTGACGCGCCGCGATGATCCGCGCGATGTCGTACACGGACAGCGAGGCGTCGACGTTCGAGGCGACCGACGAGGCCGTGGCCGCACCGGGAACGACGTGGGTGTGGGTCGACATCGAAGCGGAGTCGCGAGCGACGGCCGAGGGGAACGGTCCGCCGAAACTGACCGGAGAGGTGGCGACGGTCGCCGACCGCTTCGGGATCCACCCGCTCCACGTCGAGGACGTGACAGGCGACGTTCGGCCCAAGTCGGAACTGCTCGAGGAGTACACCTTCCTCCTCCTCAAAGCCGCCCGATTTCGCGTCGGCGAGACGACGTTCCTCGAGGAGATACGCACCCAACCTGTCGGCGTGTTCGTCGGCGACGACTGGCTGGTGACCGTGACGAACGGTGGCGCCAACGCGGTCGAACCCGTCTGGAACCGCCTCACAGGCGCGGAACGACGGGCGCTGGGCCGGGGCCCGGACTTCGCGGGCTATCTCGTCGCCGACCGCGTCGTCGACGGCTACTTCGCGCTGTTGGACGAGTTGGAGGACGACATCGAGACGGTCGAAGAACGCGTCATCGACGCGCCGGACCCCGACACGCTCTCGGTCATCAACGACCTCCGGCGGGAGTTGCTCTCCGTGCGCCGGGTAGTGTGGCCGACGCGTGACGCAGTGAATCCCCTCTCGCGGGGCGACGCCGACCACGTCTCGGAGTCGACCGAGAAGTACTACCGCGACGTGTACGA harbors:
- a CDS encoding DUF5808 domain-containing protein — encoded protein: MADKPQSGELFGIPYNFERPSVGRLLSSYWQPGKGMLVTKPFGIGYTLNLANWRSWVVLLVAGVMLYLERSSRDGEASEESEPVEVVVDDD
- the corA gene encoding magnesium/cobalt transporter CorA; the protein is MIRAMSYTDSEASTFEATDEAVAAPGTTWVWVDIEAESRATAEGNGPPKLTGEVATVADRFGIHPLHVEDVTGDVRPKSELLEEYTFLLLKAARFRVGETTFLEEIRTQPVGVFVGDDWLVTVTNGGANAVEPVWNRLTGAERRALGRGPDFAGYLVADRVVDGYFALLDELEDDIETVEERVIDAPDPDTLSVINDLRRELLSVRRVVWPTRDAVNPLSRGDADHVSESTEKYYRDVYDHVVQLVELTETYRDLTSGARDIYLNTLSQSTNEVMRRLTVVATVVLPLTFVAGVFGMNFQSMPELSWPYAYHATMLGMAGITVVLVAYFRREGWL